The Rhabdothermincola salaria genomic interval CTGGTGCCGAACTACGCGTTCGCCATCATCATGCTCACCCTCGTCGTGATGGTCGTGGTGACGCCGCTGACCCTCAAGGGCACGCGCTCCATGATGATGATGCAGCAGCTCCAGCCCGAGATGCGCAAGATCCAGACGCGCTACAAGGACGATCGCCAGAAGCTCAACGAAGAGCTGCTCAAGTTCTACAAGGAGAACAACATCAACCCCCTCGGGGGCTGTCTGCCGCTGTTGGTGCAGATGCCGGTGTTTCTCGTCCTCTACCAGGTGCTGCGCGGTCTCACCCGTCGGGTGACCGACATGGGCTTCGACGTCGGCTGGGCCTCCAACCTGTTCGCTGCGGGCGATCCGATCACCGAGGCACCTGCGATCGAACGAGCGTTCGATCCATCGTATGTCAACGAGAGCTCGTCGCTCTACCAGAGCCTCGCCGGCTCCACCGAGATGGACGCCTTCGGGATGGATCTCAGCCAGAGTGCCAGCCAGGCGCTCGGTGAAGGGATCCTGACCGCCCTGCCCTTCCTCATCCTGATCGCCATCGTCGGCGCCACCGGCTTCATCCAGCAGCGCCAGATCCAGGGCCGCAACCCTGGAGCGTCGATCAACCCCCAGCAGCAGATGATCA includes:
- a CDS encoding YidC/Oxa1 family membrane protein insertase yields the protein MQVFFDALAAVLAFFYDLVPNYAFAIIMLTLVVMVVVTPLTLKGTRSMMMMQQLQPEMRKIQTRYKDDRQKLNEELLKFYKENNINPLGGCLPLLVQMPVFLVLYQVLRGLTRRVTDMGFDVGWASNLFAAGDPITEAPAIERAFDPSYVNESSSLYQSLAGSTEMDAFGMDLSQSASQALGEGILTALPFLILIAIVGATGFIQQRQIQGRNPGASINPQQQMIMKIMPIFLPVISFGLPAGLVVYFAVSNLYRIGQQAFISRSIYGMKKGQPSVLAGKGGDDDAAPQQSFREMFGLAKKNAETTAKAKAAKPTPAKSGARSKSAAKTGGSAKGGTATKTSAKSGAKSGAKRPSKSSSGKSAAGNTPPPTLQPRARKNQKKR